The Falsibacillus pallidus genome contains the following window.
TTGATGCTTTGGGTTTTGGGAATCATGGCGTTTATTTTTACAATCATTGCTGCGATTCGAGCATATGAAGGAAAGCTATATAAAATTCCTCTTGTTTTCCGAATATTATAATGATCACTTGAAATAAGTCCTGCAAATAGAGGGCTTATTTTTTTGGATTCGAATAAGTTTTATGAGAAAATAGAGTCGTCTTAATAATTGTTTAATACAACTAACTATTTTGGAAGGAGTGAATGAGATGTTTCTATCTGACCTTGGTCTCGTCCTTGAAGGCGGAGGGATGAGAGGTGTTTATACTGCAGGCGTTCTGGAATGTTTTCTCGAAAATGATATAGAGTTTCCTTACGTAGTGGGAGTTTCGGCAGGGGCATGCAATGCAGCTTCTTTTCTTTCTAAACAAAAAGGAAGAAATAAACAGGTGAACATTGGTTTCATTAGAGATCCCAAATATATCTCTTGGAGAAATTATTGGAGAGACCGAGAGTTATTCGGGATGGATTATATTTTTGACGAAATACCAAATAAAATCGTTCCATTCGATTATAATGCCTTCTTTCAAAATGAGGCAGAATTTGTGATTGGGGCTACAGACTGCATGACTGGAGACGCAGTTTATCTGCATAAACACGATTACGCAGAAAACCTTCTTTCAGCTATACGTGCTTCAAGTTCTCTTCCTTTTGTAGCCAAGGAGATTCATTTTAAAAATAAGATTTTGCTGGACGGTGGGATCAGTGATCCGATTCCAATCAAAAAAGCGCAAAATGATGGATATACCAGGAATGTTGTGGTGCTGACAAGAAATAAGGGATATCTAAAGAAACCTTCTAGATTCAACTTCTTAGTAAAGAAAAAATATCCTCACTATACGGGCTTAATGAAAGCAATGATGGAGCGCTATGAAAAGTATAATCAAACGATTGCTCTCCTTGAGGAAGAAGAGACTAAGGGAAATACCATTATTATTCGTCCGAACGAGCCCTTGAAGGTCAGCAGGGTGGAACGGAACCCTAAAAAACTGGAGAGTCTATATTTGCAAGGATACGACGATGCTCAAGAAAAAATTGAGTCCATTAAGGCTTTTTCAAAAAAAGAAATAGTATCTGCCTACTAGGTGCTGTACGAAAATCGACAGCTGTTCCAGCTATTATTAACAGTGTAAGAATCTCTCTATCATAATTGGCTTAGTAGAGCCGTATAATATGAAAAACAGTTTGTATTTGAGGGATTCAATGAATATAAAAGATTATTTCAGGAAGCAGACAGCTCTATACCTCTATCAAGTGGTCTTATATTCATTAATGGCCGCTTTCGTTTTTTTAATCGATTATCATTTTCACATTCCGGGAACCATTTTCCTTATCTTGATTGTTATCCTTAACGCTGTTTTATTTGGAAGTGTAATAAAGTATATCTATTATGCGAGTCGATTGTCTTCAACGAAACCCTTTCCGATGGATGAAACAGCAGCGGCCCGCATCCAGGAAGACGTGGGGGATCGAAGGGAATATCTGCTCATCAAAGATCCATCCCCAGGGTTCAGCCTGAAATTTTTTTCGTATATGGGACTATGCGAGTTTGAAATAAAAGATAATTTTCCTGGATGGTGGAATTGGCTCACTCCCGCTTCCTTTAAAGAATGGAAAACGAATTCCTTCATAGTGAAAAAGAGAGATGGACAAGCAGTCGGAGAGATAAAGTTAAATCCGAACACATACCGGTTAAGTGTTGTTTTCGGTGAAAATTCATTTTCATTGAAATATTTAAGGAATAATCGAAAGGCTGCTGTTTTTGAATGTGGAAATGACGTGGTTGAAATTCAAAAACAAGGGAACGGACAGAGCTTTGTAATCAATAATCGAAAAGTGGCCGAGTTGTCTAAAGGATACATGCCTTTGAGCATTCAAAAGCTTTTCCCTGTAAATACGCCTATTTTATCCTTTAATGAAAAGACAAGTGAAAAGGAACAGTGGCTGGTAGTTTCCCTTTTGATTTGCTTATGGTTCAATCGGGATCGATAACTGCATTTCCTGTTTAAATTTGGCCCTTTTGGTGAAAGTAAATTCATCAGGATCATTTTAAGGGAGGATGCAGCCATGAATGCTAATTTTGACGTCTGTATAGAGGCTTGCCTGAAATG
Protein-coding sequences here:
- a CDS encoding patatin-like phospholipase family protein, producing MFLSDLGLVLEGGGMRGVYTAGVLECFLENDIEFPYVVGVSAGACNAASFLSKQKGRNKQVNIGFIRDPKYISWRNYWRDRELFGMDYIFDEIPNKIVPFDYNAFFQNEAEFVIGATDCMTGDAVYLHKHDYAENLLSAIRASSSLPFVAKEIHFKNKILLDGGISDPIPIKKAQNDGYTRNVVVLTRNKGYLKKPSRFNFLVKKKYPHYTGLMKAMMERYEKYNQTIALLEEEETKGNTIIIRPNEPLKVSRVERNPKKLESLYLQGYDDAQEKIESIKAFSKKEIVSAY